From Myxococcales bacterium, the proteins below share one genomic window:
- a CDS encoding VRR-NUC domain-containing protein: MPRNAVNQAPKKTLRSNPEAILQGRIMAALSKVSGCTVWRNNVGTAVYEGGARVEYGVGGTGAPDLLCEVLYHGSSLALWLEVKTPEGVVEEHQKRWHTAARHGVQRPDGLIVGGGRNVAVVRSVEDAVRAVETATRCGCIVAGFEVERLAEVSRG; the protein is encoded by the coding sequence ATGCCTCGTAATGCGGTCAATCAGGCCCCGAAGAAGACCCTGCGCAGCAACCCCGAGGCGATCTTGCAGGGGCGCATCATGGCGGCGCTCTCCAAGGTGTCGGGCTGCACGGTCTGGCGGAACAATGTGGGGACAGCCGTCTACGAGGGCGGCGCTCGCGTCGAGTACGGCGTCGGGGGCACCGGCGCGCCCGACCTGCTCTGCGAGGTCCTCTACCACGGCTCCTCGCTGGCCCTCTGGCTGGAGGTGAAGACCCCCGAGGGTGTCGTCGAGGAGCACCAGAAGAGGTGGCACACCGCCGCGCGCCACGGGGTGCAGCGCCCCGACGGCCTCATCGTCGGGGGCGGTCGCAACGTCGCCGTCGTGCGCAGCGTCGAGGATGCGGTGCGCGCGGTCGAGACGGCGACGCGGTGCGGATGCATCGTCGCGGGCTTCGAGGTCGAGAGGCTGGCGGAGGTGTCCCGTGGGTGA